CTCGCTCCGCCAGCTCGGTGCGCAGGAGTTCTCGGCCGCCGTCGTGGGGGTCGGGACCTCGATCGAGTCCAGTGTGCTGATCACGGCCAATCTCGTGGACCTCGGCATCGACCACCTGTGGGTCAAGGCCATCACGCCGTCGCACGGCAAGATCCTCAAGCGCATCGGCGCCAACCACGTCATCTACCCCGAGGCCGACGCCGGACAGCGCGCCGCCCACCTCGTGGGCGGGCGGATGCTGGACTTCATCGAGTTCGACGACGGCTTCGCGATCGTGAAGATGTACCCGCCGAAGGAGACGCAGGGCTTCACGCTCGCGGAGTCCTCCGTGCGCTCGAAGTACGGCGTCACCGTGGTGGGCGTGAAGTCGCCGGGCGAGGACTTCACCTACGCCCGGCCGGACACGAAGGTCTCCGGCCGGGACATGCTGATCGTGTCCGGGCACGTGGACCTCCTCGAGCGTTTTGCCGGCCGGCCCTAGGGTGCGCGGTACTGCGCCCCGGAAGGCGGCGCGGCCGCCGGGCCCCGGCGGGCCGCACCCGCGCGGGTCCGGAGCCGCACCGTCGACGCCGGCCGAGGGACGGTCCGGGCCCCTGCGGCTGGCGGCATCGCTCGCCGGCGCCGTCGTCCTCGCCGTGGTCGTCCTCGCGGCGCAGATCCACGGGCTCGACCTGTCCGTGTACCGGGAGGGCGCGCTCGCGCTGCTCGGGCGGGCCGGAGACAAGGAACTCTACGACGACGCGCTCATCCAGACGGACACGCGCGGCCTGCCCTTCACGTATCCACCGTTCGCCGCGATCCTCTTCGTGCCGCTCGCGCTGCTCCCGGCGCCGGCGGCCCTCGGGGTGGTCACGGCGCTCTCGTGCCTCTGCCTCGTCGGCGTGGCCGTCGTGGTCGTGCGTTACCTGCAGGCCGCGGCCCCTGCCGGCCCGCGGCACGCCTGGCGGACTCCGGCGGCGGTCCTCGCGGCGATGCTGCTCATCGGGATCAGCGGCCCGTGGCGGGAGGGGCTCGGCTTCGGGCAGGTCAATGCGCTCCTGATGGTGCTGATCCTCGCCGACCTGCTGCGGTCCACCCGCCTGCCCTCGGGCGTGCTGGTCGGGATCGCCGCCGGCATCAAACTGACGCCCCTGGCCTTCGGCCTGGTGTTCCTCGCCCGCCGCGACTGGCGGTCGCTGGCCTGGATGGCGGCGGCGTTCGCCGGGACCGTCGCCGTCGGGCGGCTCCTGGCGCCACGGGAGTCCGCTGCCTTCTGGCTGGACGCGCTGTTCGACGCCTCACGCGTGGGGGCCACGGCCGATCTCTACAACGTCTCGCTCAACTCGCTCGTCGCGCAGTCCGGGCTGGCCGCCGCGGTGCAGCGGCCCGTCTGGCTGCTGGCGTCCCTGGCCGTCGTCGCCGTCGGTTATGTGGCGATCCGGCGGGCCGGCCAGGACGGCGACGGCCTCCGCGCCATCACCGCGAACGCCGTGGTCATGCTCGCGATCTCGCCGATCTCCTGGTTCCACCACTGGGTGTGGATCGCGCTCGTGTTCCCGGTCGGCTACGTGTACGCCCGACGGCATACGGGAGCGCGGCGATGGACGGGCCGGGTGCTGCTCGCAGCCCTCGTCCCGGTGATGCTGTTCTCCTCGATCACCGTGACCCTGACGCTCACCGGCACGGTGTCGGGCGAGGGGCCCCTGCCGCTGCGGCTCTTCACGGGCCTCGGCGTGGTGCTCCCGGTCGCCCTGCTGGCGGTGTGGGCCTCACCGCAGGTCAGGACGACGGCGGGGCCGCCAACCCGCGGGTGATCTCCGCGGCCCGCGCTGTCGCCGCGCGGGCTCCGTCGGTGACGACCCCTGCCAGGTCCCGCGCCTCGAACGTCTCGATGGCCGCCTGCGTGGTGCCGTTGGGGCTGGTGACGGCCCGGCGGAGGGCTGCGGCGTCGGCGCCCTCCTCGGCGAGCATGAAGCCCGCACCCGCAACCGTCTCCCGGGCGATGAGCTCCGACAAACCGGCGTCGAGCCCGAGCTCGACGCCGGCGGCGGCCATCGCCTCGGCCAGGTAGAACGCGTAGGCGGGGCCCGATCCGCTGACGGCCGAGAGCGCGTCGACCTGCTCCTCGGGGATCTCGACGACGGTGCCCGCGGGCCGCAGGAGGTCGCGCGCCTGCGCCATGAGCGCGGGGCCCGCGGAGGACCCTGCGGAGATGGACAGCACTCCCCTGCCGAGGCGTGACGGCGTGTTGGGCATGGACCGGATGACGGGCTGGCCCTCGGGCAGGGCGGCCTCGATCATCGCGATGGACACGGCGGCCGCGACGCTCAGTACGACGGCCGACGGTTTGAGGGCGGTCGCGATCTCGCGGGCCAGCGGGACGACACCCACGGGCTTGACGCCCAGCACGACGACGTCGGCGTCCCGCACCGCGGTGACGTTCGCGGCGTCGTCGTCGGCGGTGGCCAGGGCCGTCACGCCGTGGCGCTCCGCCAGTTCGGCGGCCCGGGCCGACCGGCGGACGGTGGCGGTGACCAGTGCGGGGTCGAGGCCGGCTGCCAGCAGCCCGGCGAGGATGGACTCGTTCATCGATCCGCATCCCAGGAAGGCGATGCGCTGCGCGGGAGGTGTCATGGCCCCATCCTGCCACGACCCGCTTCCAGCCTTCTCCCAGCGTTCTCGGTGCTGCGGTACAAGGAGGCGCCCTACTGTTGCAGGTACCTCATAAGGGTGCGAGTGAGACCGGAATTCCTGATCCGGTCGGGCGCCGGTGGCACCAGATGATTCCCCCAACATCTGGACTGTCCACCGGCGCCATTCCTTTTAATGGACGTCCTGGCGGACGTCCGTTAATCCGTCGGCGGAGCCTCAGTGGCGGAGGTGTTCCCGGGCGAAGCGCAGTGTCTCCGCGAGCCACTCCTCGCGTTCCCCCGCGCCCCGTGCACGGCGGGTGCTCACCTCCACGGCCACCACGCCGTCCCACTCCGACGCCGCGAGATGACCGAGTGCCTCGGCGCACCGCTGCTCCCCCTGGCCCGGCAGCAGGTGCTCGTCCTTGCCGTTGGGCGTGCCGTCCGTCAGGTGCACGTGGGCGAGCCGGCTACCGAGGGCGCGGATCTCCTCGTACGAGTCCATGCCGGCGATCGCGGCGTGCGAGAAGTCCCAGGTGATGCGCTCGTAGGGCTCCGGGATCGGGTTCCAGTGCGGCAGGTACGCCTTCGCCTCGCGGCCCCGGACCTTCCACGGGTACATGTTCTCGACGGCGATCTCGACGCCGTACTCCGCAGCGACCCGCGCGATCCCCTCCGGGAACTCCTCCGCGTACCCGGTCTGCCAGCGGAACGGCGGGTGGGTGACCACGGTCCTGGCGCCGACCTCGGCCGCCATGGCAGCGGACAGCTCGATCTTCGTCCACGCCTTGCCCCACACCTGCTGCGTCAGGAGCAGCGTCGGCGCGTGGATGGCGAAGATCGGCATGCCGTACCGTTCACTGAGGACGGCGAGCTGGTCCGGGTCCTGGCTCACGGAGTTGTTGGTGACCATGACCTCCACGCCGTCGTAGCCCAGGTCCTGCGCCAGCGCGAAGGCGTCGTGCACCGCGAGCGGATACACGGAGGCACTGGACAGGGCCACCGGGATGGCGGGCAGACCGCCGGCGGGTTCCGCCATGTCAGGCCCCCCTGGACAGGGATGTGCGGCGCATCGAGTCGAGCTGGGCGTGCCCCACGCCGGCTCCCGGCAGTGGTTCGTCGGCGTCGAACATCTTCGTGTCGAACCGCCGCAGCAGGAGTCCCTCGCGCAGCGCCCAGGGGCAGATGTCCATGGACGGCACGTCGAACAGTTCGAGGGCGCACTCGGCCACGAGCGCACCGGCGAGTACCTGCGGCGCACGCAGCTCGGAGACGCCGTCGAGGTTGGTGCGGTCCGCGGTGCTCATCGCGGCCAGCCGCTTGGTCCACAGCGTGAGGTCCTCACGCCGCAGTTCCCGCCGGACGAACGGACCGGCGGCCGAGGGCGCAGCACCGGCGATGCGGGCGAGGGACCGGAAGGTCTTGGAGGTGCCCGCGACGAGGTGGGGTTGCCCGAGGTGCGCGAACTGCGGTACGGCCTCACGGAGCGTCGCCCTGATGTAGCGGCGCAGCTCCTTCACGCTCTTGGCCGAGGGAGGGTCTCCCTGCAGCCAGTCCCGCGTGAGCCGCCCGGCGCCGAGCGGCACGGACAGTGCCACCTCGGGGAGCTCGTCGGTACCCATCGCCATCTCGAAGGAGCCACCGCCGATGTCGAGGTTGAGGATGGACTCCGCACCCCAGCCGTACCAGCGGCGCACGGCCTGGAAGGTCACCGCGGCCTCCTGGTCGCCCGAGAGCTCCTGGAGGTCGACGCCGGTCTCCTCCCGCACGCGGGCCAGGACCTCGCTGCCGTTGGCGGCCTCGCGGATCGCGGAGGTGCAGAACGCGAGGAAGTCCTCGGCGTCGTGCCCCGTGGCGAACGCGCGAGCCTCACGGACGAACCCGACGAGCTCGTCCTGCCCCCTCCGCGAGATGCTGCCGTCCTCCTCGAGGTACGCCACCAGCTGCAGGGGCTTCTTGTGGGACGCGAAAGGCACCGGGCGGCCACCCGGATGGGCATCCACGAGGAGCAGATGAACCGTGTTCGACCCTATGTCCAGTACACCTAGCCGCATTGTCCCTGCGCTTCCAGCTCTACTCCCGCTTGTCTTCTGTCTCCGCGCTCCGTCGCAGGCTACTTGCCCGCCGCGACCTTGCGCTTGGCGGGCGCCCGCCGCGTGGTCTTCTTGGGCGCCGGGCCCTTGGCGCGCTTCTCGGCGAGCATGTCGATCGCCTGCTCACGCGTCAGTTCCTCGATGGCCATGCTCCCCGGCACCGTGATGTTGGTGGTCCCGTCGGTGATGTAGGGGCCGAAGCGGCCGTCCTTCACCACGATGGGCTTCTCGCTCACGGGGTCGTCGCCGAACTCGGCGAGCGGCGGGGTGACCGTCCGTCCGCCACGCTGCTTGGGCTGCTTGTAGATCTCCAGCGCCTGGTCGAGAGTGATCGTGAAGATCTCCTCCTCCGAGCCGATGGACCGCGAGTCGCTGCCCTTCTTCAGGTACGGGCCGAAGCGGCCGTTCTGCACCGTGATCTCCGTGCCGTCCTCGTCCTTCCCGAGGACCCGCGGCAGGTTCATGAGCTTGAGGGCGTCCTCGAGCGTGACGGTGTCCACCGACATCGACTTGAAGAGCGAGCCCGTACGCGGCTTCACCTTCGCGGGCTTCTTCGGCGGCTTGGGCTTGCCGTTCTTGTAGTACTCGACCGGCTGGCTGGCGAGCTCCTCTGCGGTGACCTCAGGGATCAGTTCGATCACGTACGGGCCGTAGCGGCCGTCGCGGGCCACGATGGTGCGGCCCGTCTCCGGATCCGTGCCGAGCACGCGCTCCTGCGAGGTGGGTGCCTCCATGAGCTCGAGGGCCTTCTCGGCCGTCAGCTCGTCCGGGGCGAGGTCCTCGGGGACGTTGGCCCGCTGCGGTTCCGTGCCCTCCGGGGCGTCCGGCGGCAGCGGCTTCTCGAGGTACGGGCCGAACTTGCCCACACGGAGCGTGATGCCCTCCGCGATCTCCACGGAGTTGATGCGGCGCGCGTCGATCTCGCCGAGCTCCTCGACGATCGTGTGCAGCCCGGTGTCCTTGCGGTCGCCGTAATAGAAGTGGTTGAGCCACTCCACGCGGCCGGCCTCGCCGCGGGAGATGCGGTCGAGGTCCTCCTCGAGCTCCGCCGTGAAGTCGTAGTCGACGTAGTCGTTGAAGTGCTCCTCGAGCAGGCGCACCACGGAGAACGCGATCCAGCTCGGTACGAGGGCCTGCCCGCGTGAGGTGACGTAGCCGCGGTCCATGATGGTGGACATCGTCGCGGCATAGGTCGAGGGGCGCCCGATACCGCGCTCGTCGAGCACCTTCACGAGCGATGCCTCGGTGTAACGCGGGGGCGGCGAGGTCTCGTGGCCGACGGCCTCGATCGCCGTCGCACCCAGCGGGTCGCCCTTCGCGACGTTGGGCAGGCGCGTGCCCTGCGCGTCGTCATCCGCCCCGTCCTCGGTGCGGTCGGCGTCGCGGCCCTCCTCGTAGGCGGCCAGGAAGCCGCGGAACGTGATGACCGTGCCGGAGGCCGCGAACTCGGCGTCCCGGCCGTCAGCGCTCCGCGCGCCGAGGCGCAGCGACGCCGTCGATCCCTTGGCGTCCGCCATCTGCGAGGCGACGGTGCGCTTCCAGATCAGCTCGTACAGGCGGAACTCGTCGCCCCGGAGGGACTTCGCCACCTGGGCGGGGGTCCGGAACGAGTCACCCGCGGGGCGGATGGCCTCGTGCGCCTCCTGCGCGTTCTTGGCCTTGCCCTTGTACACGCGACGCGCCTCGGGCACGTACTCGGGGCCGTACAGCTCCGAGGCCTGGCGGCGGGCGGCGTTGATGGCCTGGTCCGAGAGCGCCGACGAGTCGGTACGCATGTAGGTGATGTAGCCGTTCTCGTACAGCCGCTGCGCCACCTGCATGGTCACCTTGGAGCTGAAGCGCAGCTTGCGGGCGGCCTCCTGCTGCAGGGTCGAGGTGGTGAACGGAGCGGCGGGACGGCGGGTGTAGGGCTTGGTCTCGACGGACCGGATCTCGAACGCGGCGCTCTCCAGGCCCGTTGCGAGGGAGCGGGCGGCCTCCTCGTCGAGCCGGACGGCGTTGGCGGCCTTCAGCTCGCCGCGGTCGGAGAAGTCCTTGCCGGAGGCGATACGGCTGCCGTCGACGGCGACGAGCTTGGCCGGGAAGGCGCTGCCCTTGGAGGAGTCGGCGGGCGTGAAGGTGCCGGTGAGATCCCAGTACGACGCCGCGCGGAACGCCATGCGCTCGCGTTCCCGTTCGACGACGAGGCGGGTCGCGACGGACTGCACGCGGCCGGCGGACAGCCCGCGGGCCACCTTGCGCCAGAGGACGGGGGAGATCTCATAGCCGTAGAGGCGGTCGAGGATGCGTCGGGTCTCCTGGGCGTCGACCATGGGGATGTCGACGTCGCGCAGTTCGCCGAGGGCGCGGGTGACGGCTTCCTTGGTGATCTCGCCGAAGGTCAGGCGGTAGACGGGGACCTTCGGCTTCAGGACCTGCAGCAGGTGCCACGCGATGGCTTCGCCCTCGCGGTCGGCGTCGGTGGCGAGGTAGAGCTCGTCGGCGTCCTTGAGGGCCGCCTTGAGCTCGGCCACGGTCTTCCGCTTCTCCGGGGAGACCACGTAGTACGGCTCGAAGTCCTTGTCGAGGTCCACCGCGAACTTGCCGACGGAGGACTTCTTCAACTCCGCGGGGAGGTCCGACGGCTGCGGGAGGTCACGGATGTGCCCCATGGACGCCGCGACCTGGAAACCCTCACCGAGATAGCCCGAAATGCTCTTGATCTTGCTGGGGGACT
This genomic interval from Arthrobacter agilis contains the following:
- a CDS encoding potassium channel family protein — encoded protein: MAERPAHNAPVLVIGLGRFGAATAEQLVRQGREVLAIERDPQLVQKFASILTHVVEADATNIDSLRQLGAQEFSAAVVGVGTSIESSVLITANLVDLGIDHLWVKAITPSHGKILKRIGANHVIYPEADAGQRAAHLVGGRMLDFIEFDDGFAIVKMYPPKETQGFTLAESSVRSKYGVTVVGVKSPGEDFTYARPDTKVSGRDMLIVSGHVDLLERFAGRP
- a CDS encoding glycosyltransferase 87 family protein gives rise to the protein MRGTAPRKAARPPGPGGPHPRGSGAAPSTPAEGRSGPLRLAASLAGAVVLAVVVLAAQIHGLDLSVYREGALALLGRAGDKELYDDALIQTDTRGLPFTYPPFAAILFVPLALLPAPAALGVVTALSCLCLVGVAVVVVRYLQAAAPAGPRHAWRTPAAVLAAMLLIGISGPWREGLGFGQVNALLMVLILADLLRSTRLPSGVLVGIAAGIKLTPLAFGLVFLARRDWRSLAWMAAAFAGTVAVGRLLAPRESAAFWLDALFDASRVGATADLYNVSLNSLVAQSGLAAAVQRPVWLLASLAVVAVGYVAIRRAGQDGDGLRAITANAVVMLAISPISWFHHWVWIALVFPVGYVYARRHTGARRWTGRVLLAALVPVMLFSSITVTLTLTGTVSGEGPLPLRLFTGLGVVLPVALLAVWASPQVRTTAGPPTRG
- the proC gene encoding pyrroline-5-carboxylate reductase produces the protein MTPPAQRIAFLGCGSMNESILAGLLAAGLDPALVTATVRRSARAAELAERHGVTALATADDDAANVTAVRDADVVVLGVKPVGVVPLAREIATALKPSAVVLSVAAAVSIAMIEAALPEGQPVIRSMPNTPSRLGRGVLSISAGSSAGPALMAQARDLLRPAGTVVEIPEEQVDALSAVSGSGPAYAFYLAEAMAAAGVELGLDAGLSELIARETVAGAGFMLAEEGADAAALRRAVTSPNGTTQAAIETFEARDLAGVVTDGARAATARAAEITRGLAAPPSS
- a CDS encoding sugar phosphate isomerase/epimerase family protein, coding for MAEPAGGLPAIPVALSSASVYPLAVHDAFALAQDLGYDGVEVMVTNNSVSQDPDQLAVLSERYGMPIFAIHAPTLLLTQQVWGKAWTKIELSAAMAAEVGARTVVTHPPFRWQTGYAEEFPEGIARVAAEYGVEIAVENMYPWKVRGREAKAYLPHWNPIPEPYERITWDFSHAAIAGMDSYEEIRALGSRLAHVHLTDGTPNGKDEHLLPGQGEQRCAEALGHLAASEWDGVVAVEVSTRRARGAGEREEWLAETLRFAREHLRH
- a CDS encoding Ppx/GppA phosphatase family protein, with translation MRLGVLDIGSNTVHLLLVDAHPGGRPVPFASHKKPLQLVAYLEEDGSISRRGQDELVGFVREARAFATGHDAEDFLAFCTSAIREAANGSEVLARVREETGVDLQELSGDQEAAVTFQAVRRWYGWGAESILNLDIGGGSFEMAMGTDELPEVALSVPLGAGRLTRDWLQGDPPSAKSVKELRRYIRATLREAVPQFAHLGQPHLVAGTSKTFRSLARIAGAAPSAAGPFVRRELRREDLTLWTKRLAAMSTADRTNLDGVSELRAPQVLAGALVAECALELFDVPSMDICPWALREGLLLRRFDTKMFDADEPLPGAGVGHAQLDSMRRTSLSRGA
- the topA gene encoding type I DNA topoisomerase; the encoded protein is MPTKATDKKHGKKLVIVESPSKIKSISGYLGEGFQVAASMGHIRDLPQPSDLPAELKKSSVGKFAVDLDKDFEPYYVVSPEKRKTVAELKAALKDADELYLATDADREGEAIAWHLLQVLKPKVPVYRLTFGEITKEAVTRALGELRDVDIPMVDAQETRRILDRLYGYEISPVLWRKVARGLSAGRVQSVATRLVVERERERMAFRAASYWDLTGTFTPADSSKGSAFPAKLVAVDGSRIASGKDFSDRGELKAANAVRLDEEAARSLATGLESAAFEIRSVETKPYTRRPAAPFTTSTLQQEAARKLRFSSKVTMQVAQRLYENGYITYMRTDSSALSDQAINAARRQASELYGPEYVPEARRVYKGKAKNAQEAHEAIRPAGDSFRTPAQVAKSLRGDEFRLYELIWKRTVASQMADAKGSTASLRLGARSADGRDAEFAASGTVITFRGFLAAYEEGRDADRTEDGADDDAQGTRLPNVAKGDPLGATAIEAVGHETSPPPRYTEASLVKVLDERGIGRPSTYAATMSTIMDRGYVTSRGQALVPSWIAFSVVRLLEEHFNDYVDYDFTAELEEDLDRISRGEAGRVEWLNHFYYGDRKDTGLHTIVEELGEIDARRINSVEIAEGITLRVGKFGPYLEKPLPPDAPEGTEPQRANVPEDLAPDELTAEKALELMEAPTSQERVLGTDPETGRTIVARDGRYGPYVIELIPEVTAEELASQPVEYYKNGKPKPPKKPAKVKPRTGSLFKSMSVDTVTLEDALKLMNLPRVLGKDEDGTEITVQNGRFGPYLKKGSDSRSIGSEEEIFTITLDQALEIYKQPKQRGGRTVTPPLAEFGDDPVSEKPIVVKDGRFGPYITDGTTNITVPGSMAIEELTREQAIDMLAEKRAKGPAPKKTTRRAPAKRKVAAGK